A portion of the Apteryx mantelli isolate bAptMan1 chromosome 29, bAptMan1.hap1, whole genome shotgun sequence genome contains these proteins:
- the LOC136994483 gene encoding antimicrobial peptide NK-lysin-like, protein MAPPLLALLPAVTALLLAGMGAEGLHPRVPAVPARAKGCSPDTPECQVPSASGDGLQLLFEDLEMLERMGDAGQDPGELRCAICKKVLKKLKSLVPNTHNTTRVTQAARKVCSLLPRDISERCNNLVNRYLEPIEAGLVRDEEPASICTNIRWCQP, encoded by the exons atggccccaccgctgctggccctgctgcctgctgtcactg ccctgctgctggccggcatgggggccgaggggctgcaccccagggtcccggccgtgcccgcgagggccaaggggtgcagcccggacaccccagagtgccaggtcccctctgcctcgggggatggcctgcagctcctgttcgaggacctggagatgctggagaggatg GGGGATGCTGGACAGGACcccggcgaactgcgctgcgcgatctgcaagaaggtcctcaagaagctcaagagtctggtgcccaacacgCACAACACG ACCCGGGTGACGCAGGCGGCCCGCaaggtgtgctccctgctgccacggGACATATCCGAACGCTGCAACAACCTGGTGAaccgctacctggagcccatcgaggcagggctggtgcgggacgaggagcccgccagcatctgcaccaacatccgctggtgccagccctga